CCTTTACTTCCGGCATCAGCGGTCGATTGTTGCTGACGCTCAGATCGATGCGGCCCTCGCGCAAGGCTTCGTCATCGCCATCGCCTTCGGGCACGAAGCGCAATTCACAATGCGGGGCCTGACGTTCCATGGTGTCGAAGAGCTTGCCACCGTAGATGCCGACGAAGAAATCATTGGCGCGAATGCTGAAACGCCGGCGCAAACAGCTCAGGTCCACGACCCGGGCCGAGTGAAACAATTGCGCGGCTTGCTCCACCACTTCCCGCACCTGCTCGCGCAGCTCCAGCGCCTTGGGTGTGGGCACCAACCCTCGGCCGGCACGCACCAAAATCGGATCGCCAATGGCCTCGCGAATGCGCGTCAGCGTCCGGCTCATCGCCGCCGGGCTGAGGTTCATCCGCCGCGCCGCCCCCACCACACTGCCCTCATCAAGCAACGCGTCGAGGGCGACCAAGAGGTTCATGTCCGGCAGTTGCATGGCGAGCACTCGTGTCTGATCAGGATTGATTCAGACGCAATGCTAGCAGATCAAAAGATCAGCGTTGCATGCCCCACCGCTTCACCGTCACCCGCTCCAATGAATCAAATACCAGGTTCTCCACCAGCAACCCGATCAGAATCACCACCGCCAACCCGGCAAACACCTTGTCGGTGTACAGCTCATTGCGATTCTGGAAGATGTACCAACCCAGGCCACCTTTGCCGCTGGTCGCACCAAACACTAATTCAGCGGCGATCAGCGTGCGCCAGGCAAACGCCCAGCCGATTTTCAGACCGGCAAGAATCGACGGCAGCGCCGCCGGAATCAGGATGAACAGCACGAAGCGCATACCCTTGAGGCCATAGTTTCGCCCGGCCATGCGCAAGGTTTCCGAAACGCCGAGAAACCCGGCGTAGGTGTTCAACGCCAAAGCCCAAAGCACCGAATGCACCAGCACGAAAATCAAACTGTTCTGCCTCAGCCCAAACCACAGCAGCGCCAGCGGCAACAGCGCAATCGCCGGCAGCGGGTTGAACATTGAGGTCAGCGTGCTCAGCAGATCTCGACCGAACTGCGTCGACACCGCCAACGTGGTCAGGGCAAACGCCAGGACGATGCCGATCAGGTAACCCTTGATCAGCACCACCAGGGAAATCCACACCTTGCCCAACAACTCGCCGCTGAGCAGGCCGTCATACAACGCATGTGCGGTTTGCATGAAACTCGGCAGCAGAAGGTCGTTGTTTGTATAGCGCGAAGCGGCTTCCCACAGTACCGCGAGCAATATCAGGATCAGGCTTTTACGAATCCAGCCCTGTTGCCACAGGCGCTGCCCCAGCGGCAGTTCGCGTTCCAGCGGCACGCTGGTCAGCGGTTGCAAAACGGTTTCGAATTCTTCACGCGGGGATGATAAATGGCTCATCGGGCCCTCCTCTCAAACTGGCTCAATAAGCGATGCGGATATCGGCGAAATCCAGCTCGCGCTCAGTTTCCGGCGACTGGCCTTCATCAAACAACAACCGATGGATACGCCGCGCCGATTCCTGGAACGCTACGCCACCGAGGCTGTGCAAGTCGTATTGGTGGCTGTGGACTTCCGCCCGTACCCGCCCGGGATGCGGCGACAGCAACAGGATCCGATTGCCGACCACCAGCGCTTCTTCAATGGAGTGGGTGACGAACAACAACGTGAAGCGCACCTCTTCCCAGAGCAGCAGCAGTTCTTCCTGCATCTTGCGACGGGTCAGTGCGTCGAGAGCGGCGAAGGGCTCGTCCATGAGCAGGATTTTCGGCTGCATCGCCAGCGCTCGAGCGATCGCAACACGCGCTTTCATGCCGCCCGACAGCGTATGCGGATAAGCATCGGCAAACGCCGCCAGGCCTACCTTTTCCAGGTATTGCAGCGCTCGCTCTTCCGCCTCTTTGCGCTTGAGGGTTTTCGACGCCAGCAGTGGAAACATCACGTTCTGTTTGACGGTTTTCCACGGCGGCAGTTGATCGAACTCCTGGAACACCACAATCCGGTCCGGCCCCGGCGCATCGACGCGCTGACCTTGCAGGCGGATCTCGCCTTCGACGGGCTGGATGAATCCGGCGGCAGCCTTGAGCAAGGTCGACTTGCCGCAACCGGACGGGCCGAGCAGGACGAAGCGGTCCGCCGGATCGATTTCAAAGCTGACTTGGTGGGTGGCTCGCACCACACGCTGCGGTGTGCGGTATTCGAGACTGACATTGTCGACCGACAGCAGCGCTTGGGTTGCCGTGGCCGGTTTGCTGACCGTGTGGCCTTGCAAAGGAGCGTTCATTTCAATCAGCTCCCTTGCAGCGGCTTGGCGTCCTGGAAGAAATAATCCTTCCACGAATCCGGTTTGTTTTTGATCGCGCCCACGCGGTAGAGGAACTCGGCCAGCGGATAGGTATTTTTTGGTGTCACGCTAAATTCGAACTGCGGGTTGTCGATGATTTTCAGCAACGCCGCGCGGTCGATTTTGGCCTTGGTGACGCGGATGTAAGTGTCCGCCGCCGCGCCTTTATCGTTCTGCGCAAACTGCGCGGCTTCGGTCAACGCATCGATGAAGGCTTTGTAGGTTTTCGGATTTTCATCGCGGAATTTCTCGGTGGCAAACAGCACCGTCGGCGAGTTCGGGCCGAGCACGTCATAGGAATTGAGCACGACGTGAACGTTGGGGTTTTCCAGCGCCTGATCCTGGAACGGCGGGTTGGAGAAGTGCCCGGTCAGTTCGGTACCGCCAGCGATCAGCGCCGCCGTGGCATCGGGATGCGGAACGGCAATGGTGTACTTGTCGAGGCGATTGAATTCCTTGTCGCCCCACTGCTTGGCGGCGGCGTATTGAAGGAAGCGCGACTGCACCGACACACCCACCGCCGGCACCGCGATGCGGTCCTTCTCGGTGAAGTCGGCGATGGTTTTGACCTTCGGATTGTTGCTCACCAGGTAGTACGGGAAGTTACCCAGGGAAGCGACGGCCTTGACGTTCTGCTTGCCGTGGGTGCGATCCCAGATGGTCAGCAGCGGGCCGACGCCGGCCCCGGCGATGTCGATAGACCCGGAGAGCAACGCATCGTTGACCGCCGCGCCGCCAGATAGCTGGGTCCAGTCGACTTTGATGTCGATGCCTTCCTGCTTGCCGTACTTCTCGATCAGGTTCTGATCGCGCACCACGTTGAGCAACAAGTAAACAATGCCGAACTGTTCGGCGATGCGGATTTCACCTTCGGCGTGTGCCACAGTCGGCGCTACGAGGCTGCCGGCAATCAGGCTGAAAACCAGGCCGATGGCCGCGGCCAGCGGTGCAAAGGGAAGACGTTTGGACATGATCAATCTCCGACAAATCAGAATGGCGCGTCGCCCTGGATGGTGGTGCGATACAACTTGCGGCGCAGATGGCTTGGGCATCCGGCGGCGAGGTGGATCAGCGAACGGTTGTCCCAGAACACCAGGTCATGGGGCTGCCACTGATGGCGGTAGATGTTTTGCGGCAACACGCTATGGGCGTAGAGTTCGTCGAGCAGTTGCTTGCTCTCGTCTTCCGGCAATCCGACGATGCGAGTGGTAAAGCCCTCGCTGACGAACAATGCCTTGCGGCCGTTTTCCGGGTGGGTTCGCACAACGGGGTGAATGACTTCGGCGACTTGCGCCAGTTGTTCCGGCGTCAGGGTCGGGCGCCAGTTGCCTTCGAATTTGGTCTCGCTGTAGCGCGCCGTGTAGGAATGCGCCGCCGAGCGACCTTCGACGGCTTTACGCAATGCCTCGGGCAAGTTGTCCCAGGCTTTGTGCATGTCGGCGAACAGGGTGTCGCCGCCTTCGGATGGCAGTTCCTGGGCGTGCAGCATCGAGCCCAGGCTTGGCAGTTCTTTGTAGGAAAGATCGGAATGCCAGAATTTGCCGGCGTCGCCGAGGCCGATGGATTGGCCGTTTTCAATGATGTTGGAAACAATGAGAATTTCCGGATGCCCGGTCAGCAGGAACTGCTTGAGCACATGGATCTGCAGCACGCCAAAACGGCGGCTGAAATCGATCTGCTGTTCGGGGGTAATGCGTTGGTCGCGGAATACCACCACGTGATAATCCAGGTGCGCACGATGAATGCGCGCAAAATCCTGATCATTGATCGGGCGGGACAAATCGAGGCCGACGATTTCGGCACCCACCGCGCCGCTGAACGGGCGGATTTCAAAAAATTGTGGTGCGATGCTTGGCGATGTTGAAGCTGCGGACATAAATCACTCCCACGCACGGCACGCTCAAAGGCGCGCGCGTCGATCAGAAACTCACGGATGTCGTGTTGGTTCGTGTCGTGCGGCGCGCCGATTGGTCGGCAGGTACGCAGGGATTAACTTTATAGGTATAAGAACGCGAATTTAAATACCGTTAGCGAATAACCATATGGCTTATTTCACCTATGCTGCTGACAGCATG
The Pseudomonas sp. MYb327 DNA segment above includes these coding regions:
- a CDS encoding LysR family transcriptional regulator encodes the protein MQLPDMNLLVALDALLDEGSVVGAARRMNLSPAAMSRTLTRIREAIGDPILVRAGRGLVPTPKALELREQVREVVEQAAQLFHSARVVDLSCLRRRFSIRANDFFVGIYGGKLFDTMERQAPHCELRFVPEGDGDDEALREGRIDLSVSNNRPLMPEVKVQNLFSTQFVGLVREDHPLLDEEITAERFAGFSHISMSRRGIARGPIDTALNALGLERRVAVIAPSFHAAMFALPDSDLILPVPKETLLSVRRLGLKLRSFTLPIPLPTIMLTQAWHPRFDNDPAHRWLRETLKTCCDETWLAAQPV
- a CDS encoding ABC transporter ATP-binding protein, whose translation is MNAPLQGHTVSKPATATQALLSVDNVSLEYRTPQRVVRATHQVSFEIDPADRFVLLGPSGCGKSTLLKAAAGFIQPVEGEIRLQGQRVDAPGPDRIVVFQEFDQLPPWKTVKQNVMFPLLASKTLKRKEAEERALQYLEKVGLAAFADAYPHTLSGGMKARVAIARALAMQPKILLMDEPFAALDALTRRKMQEELLLLWEEVRFTLLFVTHSIEEALVVGNRILLLSPHPGRVRAEVHSHQYDLHSLGGVAFQESARRIHRLLFDEGQSPETERELDFADIRIAY
- a CDS encoding ABC transporter substrate-binding protein produces the protein MSKRLPFAPLAAAIGLVFSLIAGSLVAPTVAHAEGEIRIAEQFGIVYLLLNVVRDQNLIEKYGKQEGIDIKVDWTQLSGGAAVNDALLSGSIDIAGAGVGPLLTIWDRTHGKQNVKAVASLGNFPYYLVSNNPKVKTIADFTEKDRIAVPAVGVSVQSRFLQYAAAKQWGDKEFNRLDKYTIAVPHPDATAALIAGGTELTGHFSNPPFQDQALENPNVHVVLNSYDVLGPNSPTVLFATEKFRDENPKTYKAFIDALTEAAQFAQNDKGAAADTYIRVTKAKIDRAALLKIIDNPQFEFSVTPKNTYPLAEFLYRVGAIKNKPDSWKDYFFQDAKPLQGS
- a CDS encoding ABC transporter permease, with the translated sequence MSHLSSPREEFETVLQPLTSVPLERELPLGQRLWQQGWIRKSLILILLAVLWEAASRYTNNDLLLPSFMQTAHALYDGLLSGELLGKVWISLVVLIKGYLIGIVLAFALTTLAVSTQFGRDLLSTLTSMFNPLPAIALLPLALLWFGLRQNSLIFVLVHSVLWALALNTYAGFLGVSETLRMAGRNYGLKGMRFVLFILIPAALPSILAGLKIGWAFAWRTLIAAELVFGATSGKGGLGWYIFQNRNELYTDKVFAGLAVVILIGLLVENLVFDSLERVTVKRWGMQR
- a CDS encoding TauD/TfdA family dioxygenase; the encoded protein is MSAASTSPSIAPQFFEIRPFSGAVGAEIVGLDLSRPINDQDFARIHRAHLDYHVVVFRDQRITPEQQIDFSRRFGVLQIHVLKQFLLTGHPEILIVSNIIENGQSIGLGDAGKFWHSDLSYKELPSLGSMLHAQELPSEGGDTLFADMHKAWDNLPEALRKAVEGRSAAHSYTARYSETKFEGNWRPTLTPEQLAQVAEVIHPVVRTHPENGRKALFVSEGFTTRIVGLPEDESKQLLDELYAHSVLPQNIYRHQWQPHDLVFWDNRSLIHLAAGCPSHLRRKLYRTTIQGDAPF